The sequence tgttggggcatgcgcgatagggcgtctgccaagaaattagttttgcccgggagaaagtttaatgtgaagttgaatttggagaaaaattccgcccatctcagttgtttggcgtttaacctgcgagggctgcgaagggcctctagattcttatggtccgtccagacttcgaacggatgacgggctccttctaaccaatgtctccagttagtgagagctgcttttacagcaaaagcctcttttccccatacattccaattcctttccgcctctgaaaactttttggaaaggaaggcgcagggtttgggCTGtccgtccgccccccgctgtaggagcacgcccccaatcgccatgtcgctggcgtcgacctgcactatgaaggggcggttttcatcggggtgttggagaacgggttctgagacaaactgcgttttaaggtgattgaacgctgtttggcattctggtgtccatgaCAGTTTTGCGCTcggctttttggcttggtcccccttgtctttggtttttaatagttcagttagggggagtgtaatctgagcgaaatttgcaatgaattctctatagaagttggcaaagcccaaaaaggattgcagttctttgcgggtcgcgggggtttgccaatttaatacggcttgtattttgcctggatccatttttaggccCTCCTGAGAAATAcaatagcctaaataagtgagttctgttttgtggaactcacattttgagagcttaatgggcagtttgttatccatgagagtggttaagaccctttttacaaggtccacatgttcctcttcggtctccgaatagattaacacatcatctaggtacaccacaacgcctttatatagaaattcgtgcagaacttcattgatcatggacatgaaaaccgatggggccccggccaggccaaaaggcataactaaatattcatattggccgaggggtgtgttaaacgcggttttccattcatcccctttacgaatacggacatggaagtaagcgtcttttaaatccaatttcgtaaagaccttaccttgagccacgacgttgagtagatctctgatgagcgggatggggtaggcgttgctggaggagacggcGTTGAGTCCCCGAAAgtcggtgcacagtcttaagcccccgtccttctttttgacgaagagcaccgGCGCGGCATGGGGGCTGCTAGCAGGGcagatgaatcccctttgaagattgagatcgatgaatttgcggagggGTCGTCTCTATCCCATGAGTACGCTCCGCGAGTAGcgtatccagccccccggcttcccTGGAGGGGAGTGGAGGACCGTCTTTGGCCcagaggttgttggtgttgttccactaaacgaacttctagtaaacgattttcaacttcgcaggtcaattgtatccaccctagcagcgtaggagggttatcttgcatgagagctcggtccaGCAGTTTAGGATTCAacccttgtttgtacaaaataatcttggtcgactcctcgcaccttgggcatttggcagcgagctgtcggaattttgtagcatagtctctagccgacatgctgccttgcctaattgcttgcaattccgttctggccctggtttcttctagggggtcttcatactgggctcggatcgcatccactagcccttggagcgtatctaattcgggggcccccacgttatacaatCCCACATACCAatcggcagctttaccttggagacgtgatcccaggtgctctatttgactggcctcactcccgaaaagatgtcccaatcggttgaaaaattgcaccacttgcacaaggaaaaatcccaatttggaagggtctccatcaaacgtagcgtccagtttgacccatcccatgggaagatcttgtccgCTCCTCGCTGTAGGaaccaggaggaggtgggggagaatGAAAaggagaactatggggggaggttggtgCGGCagaggcgctcccggaatcggctggggaatccccggcgcccccggaatcggctgggggattggctggggtcctcttggAGCCGGATGTACTGGTGTTGGCCGAGCAGGTGTCGGACGCTCCCTCGGTGGGCCCCTGGGTGCTGGCTGAAGAGGAGTGGGGGCTGGCCAcaacggaggtgggtgaggagagatgggttgaagaggaaccgtatcccctcgcggccccggcgtcggaagaggcctgtccgctcctgggatgaccggTGGTGTGGTTCCTCTCGGAAGGCTTGGGGGCTGATTCGCTTGAGTTGTGGGTGGTGGGACGACCGGGGAAGATGGCTCTAGCGGTCATCCTGGttctcccccacctcctccaTTCCCATTGCCCGTCGGAATTatagggcgatcgggacgagggtcttctgggcatggctctCCACCTCCCCCGCCGGTGCCGACATCTCCTGGTACAATCGATTGATCGGGGCAAGGATCATCTGGGccgggtccttccccggtgaccgAGTCatcgtctcccgtctctggtggctgttgcggccacagctgattttgcaggtaagccaaactttggctgatgtcaggtagaccagtTGGCGGAACTCGAcctctgtctcccgccactagcaccgacagcaggtggacggcattcgCCGAACTTTCTTCCATGTTtaagagtctgttctccaacagctgtactctatccgtagtttcctcctcccgtaattccgtggaccccacatctcccatcgtctgtgaagtcggtatagtttcgggcggcggtcccatggttaacgtctgctgccacggcaagggtgtttctaacccttgttcctcttgagatctcgccgctaacactcctttcgtcagaccagtgattgccgagatccctgagtcaatggcaatcgtccggctctggagctgcacccattggtgctcgcttacatcttgttgccccgaccacggggtgacttccgcataatcccaactcagggcgccacggcggtatgtttcccattccgtttgttcggtcgtcctgttccaaaacagccacggtcggccaccggtttgctcgggtatggattccagactgcgccggctatccaattgtagctgtgtaaacattgtgctggccctccgctctctcgtttcccttggccttgcaccccactgcgtcggggtgggcaagttgaagagtggcGCGGCTGTGGCTCTGGGCCGCGTATCTgcgttgctgggagcgagggtataaatcgttgtaaccgaggagctgtCTCCCCGCGGTACAGGTTCAAgggattccaaaccttgagagccgggagaggcatacgggtcaaacaaaggatccctgactgggacagctttggagtccgtctgatccggcttaggcattggaaaggtgattggtaacaaaatgtccgaatcgtggctagataatatccttactccagtctgccttctgcaattagacaatagtccactgtttccaaaaagcatttaatgaagaaaaagatcattatagtccacaggcctgaatgcaatattcaggttggtacatatgcattgttaccaatgactagcaaagcatgaggtacaaagtaacagatcacagaaggcccaacctccccccatagttctcaaaacattccctttgaagtcaggatagcgaaagttcccaaggccggttcttggtggaacgtcggtagccaaaacaatcctcttctgtgagatagctgcctgggaaccttggcacctggggagaaagcacttaaacactgaaaggattaaagatggagtcggttaagcgaagtagcacaacacagcattctgaacctgacagctgATActgggaatttatgcaccaaatggatcaaaagagcaattttttttgtatttgtagATTTTATTAAAAGAGTGCCAATGTTTGTAcattaacaagatttttaaaataaaaagtatacaAAAGTGTTGATTGATGATGTACCAGGAAATGGGATATTGGAGTACACATGTTTAATACTACAACTGAGACAGTAAGTTGGCAGCAGCATCCACATTAGTTGGTTCTCTTTCTAGCAGCTTTGGAATCAAATGCCTCTTTGGTGGATCTGATGAAATGGCTTTGGATaactgcttgacttctttctgaACGTCTGTAAATATCTTATTTACCATCTTAACCTTTTCATCATTCACTATATTGATCTTTTTCAGACTGGTTGTCACCGGCTTTGCTTTACTTTTTGCCTTCGTGATGTTTTTGTTGGTGACATGGCATACATTCTTCTGTTTCTGTCCTTTTGCTTTGTTCTTGCCCATTGCCTGGCTCACAAATTCAAAAGAGCAATTTTTTAaggatgggcagcccaatcctaagaagggcagggaaagtgaacaggaaccgaactaaggcctgcgagggcgcatctagcccgtacgcccatgtaagtggccctccgcccgcgctgggacgcggcgctggcccgccggcgggcccgccggcgggccagcaccggtgcaagccacaggcgcccgggcggcggcgcaggagtggcgtagagccctacgccgacgcagggggggcggggagcaaggcggggtcagagttagtccgctctctaagctcctccagaagcgggaacgcccacagcggcgcaaaaaagctacgccacggaaaaagaaggcgtagcccataggcgtccatggaacggcgaaaaatcagccccctctctgagcgccccgccccgcccctatggcccgaaggagcataggatgagaactatcccggggaccaatcagcatgcgcgcccggcgtggacgagcccccctctctgcacccaatcatctgagaacccgccctacaaaacatccggccagcaccgggcaaaaccctcaggtaagtgagcactctgccggaggctctgcccgtctgctgagtggcattgcccctttgaaaaccgaaacgggctgaagGCATTCACGTTGGCatgcgcagaatgcactcgggggactttgcgaaaaactgggggaacttcacataaaggggaagaggtgcaaatgtctgcctaactctctttctaccgtgatagaaagaatgactcaacagctaactggactcatgcatgctagttgcttctaactaagcacaaacaaactaacccttccgtggcagaagggaatgacactttgcaaattaaccgcatgctctcccgt is a genomic window of Eublepharis macularius isolate TG4126 chromosome 1, MPM_Emac_v1.0, whole genome shotgun sequence containing:
- the LOC129331833 gene encoding uncharacterized protein LOC129331833 produces the protein MLFGNSGLLSNCRRQTGVRILSSHDSDILLPITFPMPKPDQTDSKAVPVRDPLFDPYASPGSQGLESLEPVPRGDSSSVTTIYTLAPSNADTRPRATAAPLFNLPTPTQWGARPRETRERRASTMFTQLQLDSRRSLESIPEQTGGRPWLFWNRTTEQTEWETYRRGALSWDYAEVTPWSGQQDVSEHQWVQLQSRTIAIDSGISAITGLTKGVLAARSQEEQGLETPLPWQQTLTMGPPPETIPTSQTMGDVGSTELREEETTDRVQLLENRLLNMEESSANAVHLLSVLVAGDRGRVPPTGLPDISQSLAYLQNQLWPQQPPETGDDDSVTGEGPGPDDPCPDQSIVPGDVGTGGGGGEPCPEDPRPDRPIIPTGNGNGGGGGEPG
- the LOC129332048 gene encoding ribosomal biogenesis factor-like yields the protein MGKNKAKGQKQKNVCHVTNKNITKAKSKAKPVTTSLKKINIVNDEKVKMVNKIFTDVQKEVKQLSKAISSDPPKRHLIPKLLEREPTNVDAAANLLSQL